ACTATGCCACTTTTCAAATCGCAAAATCCTAGTGTGCGCTAAACGTGAAGAAAAAGTCCTTCCAGCGGCTGTGATTAATGAAATAGTTGCCGAAAAAATTGAGCAAATTGAACTTGAGGAAAATCGCACAGTTAAGAAGAAAGAACGTGACGAACTAAAAGAAAACACTTTGCACACGTTGCTACCTCAAGCGTTTACTAAATCAAGCCTACAATACGCATTCATTGATATGGACAGCGGTTTATTAGTGGTTAACAGCGCTAGTTTTGGAAAGGCTGAAGAGCTCACCGCCCTATTGCGTAAGTCACTTGGCACCCTGCCAATAGTTCCAGCATTTGGCGAATTTGATTTGGATGTCTTTCTTACTGATTGGTTAACTAACTTTTCTACCCCTGCCAACTTCTCAATTGGCGCAGATGCCGAAATGCAAGAGGCAGACGATAGTGGCGCAATTGTAAAACTGAAAGGCCATGACTTACAAGGTGACGAAATTAAAGCTCATTTAGATTTGGGTAAGCGAGTAACAAAACTAGCTCTTAACTGGAAAGACCGTATCAAGTTTAACTTCCAAAATGATGGTGCCATCAAACAAGTCGGCTATTCAGACACACTGAAAGAAGAAAACGCTGATATTCCTGCTGAAGATATGCCAATTAAGTTAGATGCAGACTTCATTTTAATTGCAAGTGAATTGGTCGAAATGGTGACCGAGCTTACAAATGGCGGCCTTGTTAATGGGTTCCCTGAAGATCAAGACGATTCTAACGAATCATTGCTCTCAAAATTTCAAGACAACAATGGCAATGATGAATTCTATGCCGAAGCAGTTAATTTTGTTCAAAAGTCTCAGCACGCATCTGTCTCACGTCTTCAGCGTAAATTTCGAATTGGCTATAACCGAGCTGCTCGATTAGTTGAACAGCTTGAAGCAAACGGCATCATCACCGCGCCTGGTCATAACGGCGCTCGAGAAGTATTAGTTAAGTAAGGGGTAAACCATGGCTCGCGGAGTTAATAAAGTAATCTTAGTAGGCAACTTAGGCCAAGATCCTGAAGTGCGTTACATGCCTAATGGCAATGGCGTGGCAAATATCAGTGTGGCTACAACTGATAGCTGGAAGGACAAAAATACAGGTCAATTGCAAGAGCGCACAGAATGGCATCGCGTCATTTTGTTCGGGAAACTTGCTGAAGTAGCCGGTGAATACTTACGTAAAGGTTCACAGGTTTACATTGAAGGTCGCTTGCAAACTCGCAAATGGACCGACCAATCAGGCCAAGAAAAATTCACAACAGAAATCGTTGTCGACATGGGCGGGCAGATGCAGATGCTTGGTGGCCGTAGTAACGATCAACATCAAGGAACTGGCTATCAAGGTGGTGGTTATCAGGGCGGTCATCAACAAGGCGGATATCAAGGTGGACAGCAACAAAGAAGTCACCATCAAGGCGGACAACAGAACAATCAACGTCAAAGCAATGCTCGTAATAACAATTCGCAAGGTGGATATGCCCCTAAACCGCAACAATCACAGCAGTACGGCGGACCTCAAAACCCTATGGAGCCACCTATAGATTTTGATGATGATATCCCATTCGCGCCCATCGGCTTGCAGTACCCTGCTCTATTGATGTGTATGTAAGGAAGGCCCCATGTTTGAACAATTTAAAGGCAATAAATTCAACCTTATATACGCTGATCCCGCTTGGTCATTCAGCAATAAAAAGACAGGTGGAAGCATGACAAGCGGTGCTAAGCATCAATACAAGTCGACAATGACTGTAGATGAAATCAAAGCAATGCCTATAGATGACATTGCAGCCGACGATTGCATATTGGTTCTGTGGTATGTCGGCGCAATGCCACAAGAAGCCTTAGACGTTGTGAAAGCATGGGGATTCACACTTAAAAATATGAATGGCTTCGTATGGAACAAGCTCACTGTAAATAACATTCCATTTTTTGGTATGGGCTTTTGGACTCGCGGTGGGAGCGAGTCAGCCATTATCGCAATTAAAGGAAAACCGAAAGTTGCAAGCCATTCAGTTAGAGCCGTGGGTCACTACGATCCTGAAAGCTTAGATGAAGTTTTGAAGCACACAATATTTAGCGGTGCTTTTAAGGTGGGACAGCATAGCGAAAAGCCAAACGAGTTTAGAGAGGCGTGCGTAGAGCTCGCAGGTGACGTGCCTCGTATCGAGTTATTTTCTCGTAAGCGTGTTAAAGGCTGGTCTGTTTGGGGTAATGAAGTGGGAAAATTAAATAAGAAGGCGAAAGCGGCATGACTAGATATAAAGTTGAAGAGCTAAAAGAAAAGGCTGTAACAGAAAGAGATCTTCTAATTTTGGGCACTATTGAAGAAAAATCTAAAGCGCCTCACTCTTCATTTGAGCAGATAGCGTTAAAGTTGAATAGCTGTGTTCAACAGGTAGCAAGCTTGTACCATCACTACCTAAGAGGACATATTCTCTGGCTTAACTTTGAAGAGGAAAAACTCCAAGAACTATTCCATAGAGGCTTAAGCGATCAAGAAATAGCTAACGAAATGACAATTAAGTCAACTCAGGTTCAATCAAGACGAAAAAAACTAGGATTGAACCGCCTTAGAAGAATAGAAAATGAAGAGTTGTTTATACATCAATTAAACAAGTGCATAAACAATAAACTTACAATTGAAGAAGCCGCAAATCAATTGAGCTGTTCTAAATCAAACGTTATCAATTACTGTAAAAAACATGGCTTATCTTTCAGGAAGTATGGAAGTGATAATCACCTTTCAAAGGTAAATTCATATGATCGTGCACTTATTTGTACTCTTAGAGATATAGGCTATCAACCTGAACATATCTCAAAGGTGGTAGATCACAGCCTAAACACAATTTACGCAGTTCTATATTACACACCTTCAACTGAAACCGTAGACCTATCTCAAAATGATAGAGCAATGAAACTACTCAATTGTGAAATACATGCAGGGCATTACCTTACACCTGCAGAAATAGAACTATTTAATAAAGATGGTATCGATGCATATATTTCGAAAACAGGAAGTACTGAAGCAGCAGCTTTGATGGCTTTTGTGTATCGAAACAAACAAAGAAAGTGTGAAATTATTCATGAAACCACAAGTTAAACGCCGAGCGCATAACTGGTTTGCGCTTAAACCTAAAAAGGCTGCAAAGCTTGATGATAAAGGAAAAACAAACCAATGACAGATCATCTTACTGAACTATTTAAGAAAGGTTGCAAAGTTAGTTTTTCTGCAAACGTTGTTGATACAGAAAAAGCCATTAATTTCTTTGCTGACATGTATAAAAAAGAGGAGGAAATAAATAGCGCCTCAGGGCTGCACGTTTGCGCCCTTAACTTCAGAAGCTTTGAGTCAGAAAAATTAAAGGAGCTAGTGATGATTACGCTACTTGATAAGGCTATCCAATCAGGCAATTTTGACTATCTTTTTGCCTGTAAAAATCTGTTGGAAGGTGGTGACTTATTGGATTTTGGCGATCAGATACAGATCAGCGAACATGAGTTTTTAATCATTCCTGCAAAAGAGGTAGAGCCATGAAAAAACGACCAACTTGCAAACAGTATTTAACTCATCTATTTCGACAGATGCGAATAGCAATGCCTGATAAGCCAGGTGAACCTGTGAAGCTATTTCAGCTTTACATGAATGATGTAATGACAGAGCCAAAGATACGAATCTACTACAGCACAGTGAATGGACGCACTTATTACGATATGGAAATACCAGACCAAGACGAAGATTTTACAGAGCGTTTAGAGATAGTGGCAGGACATATTAATAGTGCCATCTATTTGGCTGCAAACCCGATTGATAACAAGAAAACAGCATAGGTGATTAATGGCTTATATATGTAGCAAGTGTAAAAAACAGCTTGAAAGCCATGAAGCGTATGAATATCGAGGCGCTGTAGCTTGTGAAGATCATTTTGATGAAGTTATTGAAATGCGCGATTTTGAACGCAACGAGATTATTCAACAAGAGCATAACAAAACCAAAGTGTTTAAAGGTCTTGATCTGACTGATAGCGCTATTGGCAATGCCAATAAAAAGCTATTAAAACCAAACATTGAAATTGCTAGCAAAGAAAGCCAGCGATTAAAAAATTATGAGAGAGGTGATTCATGAATAAGCCAAAGTTAATGAAAGCTAGGAAATGGGCTGAACAACACTTTTCGCCCGAGTCTATGCCTAATCAGCGATGCTTGCGTAACTGGGTAATTGAAGGCACAGTGAAAGGCGAACTAATTGGCCCTGGTCAACATGCATATATTTATGATGACCAAGTACCGGGGTCAATCAGTAAGGCACATTCAATAGCACTTGATTTAGCGGCGAACAGTTAAATGGCACCAAGGAAACGAAATAACAATAATAGGGATCTTCCGCCCTATTTATACTTTGAAAGCGGTAAAGGCTACCGATTAACGCTTACTAATGGCGAGCGCAAAGTTATCAGTAAGAATAGAACGGAAGCTATAATAATAGCAACTGAGTACAACCGCTTAAAACGTGCTTCAATGCTTGATGTGATTTTGTCTAGTGATAGTAAATCGTCACCGCTTGCTGAGCACTGCGATGCGATTCTTGAACGCATGATCACAGACAAAGAGCCAGGCAAAAGCCTACTTTCAACATGGAATAACGATATGACGCGCGTTAAAGGTTTCTTTAGCATGCCTGGCAACCAAATTGATCTTGGCACAGTGACTGACTATATGGACGAATTTCACGGCAAGGCCAGCAACAACGTATATAATCGCAAGTTAGGCTTTTTGGAATTAGTATTTGACTATGCTAAAGACATTGGAGAAATGAAAGAAAATCCAGCTAAGCTTAAAATTAAACGACCAAAAGAAGCTAAAAAGCGTAAGGCGCTTGATGTTAAGTCTTTTACATTGATCCGTGAGGCTGCCCCGCTCTGGCTTAAAACCGCAATGGATTTAACACTGCAAACAACACATGCAGTTTTAGAAATATCACGAATCGAGTACAAGATAAAAAAAGCCGAGCAAGGCCGATGTGGTTGTATTTGGTATGACGAACCAACTATCGTTGCTGGTGATGTTATTTATGGTGAAATAGCTATTCACCGCCAAAAAACCCATAAGGCCGAAGCCTCACATGTAGTTATACCAATAGGCCAAACCATCAAAGACATTATCGACACCAGTCGAGATAATATAGCTTCACCTTATGTTGTTCATAAGTTGCCTAAGAGTCGGTCCAACCCAATGAGCAAAGAGGTAAAACATATCACTCAGATAGTTAGCCACAATATAAGTCGAGAATTTTCAAATGTCCGAGATCAGCTTGGTTTGTTTTCAAATTTACCAAAAGAAGAACGACCAACTTACCATGAAATTAGAGGTATGGCCGCACGCTTAATTGAAGCACAAGGCATCAGCCCTCAGGAAAGAATGGGCCATTCAGACAGTAAATCGACAAAGATATATACAAGCTATGGAAAGGGTATTGAGTGGGTTCAAGTTCCTCACATCAAAGTACAGATCTAACAAGGTTTTTATATAAAAAGCTGTGGTAAAATAGAACCTAAGTTATTGATTTAATTAAATACGCCAAATGCGATTTTTTCACTTAATACACTGTTTAAAAGTACAGTTAAAACAAATAAAACCCTTTTAATACAGTGCCTTACCTAGTTCCAGCTTGTTAACATGGGGTGTCAGGGGTCGCAGGTTCAAATCCTGCTATGCCGACCATCTTTTCCCCCTTTATATCAAATAGATATACAAAATCACTTTTATATTAGAAACTGCTAATTTGTAAAAGTTTTGTATTAGTTTTGCATTAGCAATTGTGAACCCCCCCCCTTTTCTAGCACGTAAATGAAATAACTTTTTCTAATGAAAACTTAAAACCCAAACTGAGCTTTTAGAGCACTCTTATTCATTTAAAAAAGCCAGCAGAGCTGGCTTTAATTCATAACGAGTCAAAAAACGCGTTAACTGATTTATCAAACAAATGATAAAAATAAAGAAATTGTCCAGTGTTGAGAATATGCGATTGCACCAATTGCTTGAACTGTTTCAATAAGCAGAAATTACAACTGAAAAACACGTTCGTAGCTGGGCGCATCTCCTCAGGTAGTGCTTGTATAAAAGAGTCGCTAACAACTATAAACTCTTGCTGAGCTACATAATTTCTTACGTAATAAATGTAATCATTATTTTGCTCATATAAAGCAATACATTCTTCATCATTAGCAACTGCAGGACGCTTCTGAAATAGTTCCACAACGTTTGAGTTAGTCATATTCATCTCCAAAAAGTTTGTCTTCGAAAATAAATACGAGCTACTTATGCAAAATTTGTATTGTCTGCTGATTTATTATTTTTTGATCGGCTGAGAAAAAACAAACTTTATGGAAAATAAAAAGCTTAATGGTGCTTGCGGAAATAGGCGAGAACCTTAAAATTACTCTCTCTAATTGGTTCAATGCAGTTGAGTCAACTTAAGCTTTAAAATGGTAATCAATATTGAACTTCAAATTTAAAAAAAACTGGCTTACACCAATGTTTGTCATAACACTTCTTTTCTCATTGGTATCTTTGGTATCTACATATTACTTTCATGATACGGAATCCATAAAGATAAAAGCCGCGCTGTTTGTATCTCCAATTTTTTACTTATGTGCAGTCTACTATTTCTCTTACCTAGTTATTACACCCAATGAAATTGTAATTG
Above is a window of Pseudoalteromonas shioyasakiensis DNA encoding:
- the ssb gene encoding single-stranded DNA-binding protein, with the protein product MARGVNKVILVGNLGQDPEVRYMPNGNGVANISVATTDSWKDKNTGQLQERTEWHRVILFGKLAEVAGEYLRKGSQVYIEGRLQTRKWTDQSGQEKFTTEIVVDMGGQMQMLGGRSNDQHQGTGYQGGGYQGGHQQGGYQGGQQQRSHHQGGQQNNQRQSNARNNNSQGGYAPKPQQSQQYGGPQNPMEPPIDFDDDIPFAPIGLQYPALLMCM
- a CDS encoding recombinase; amino-acid sequence: MLDVILSSDSKSSPLAEHCDAILERMITDKEPGKSLLSTWNNDMTRVKGFFSMPGNQIDLGTVTDYMDEFHGKASNNVYNRKLGFLELVFDYAKDIGEMKENPAKLKIKRPKEAKKRKALDVKSFTLIREAAPLWLKTAMDLTLQTTHAVLEISRIEYKIKKAEQGRCGCIWYDEPTIVAGDVIYGEIAIHRQKTHKAEASHVVIPIGQTIKDIIDTSRDNIASPYVVHKLPKSRSNPMSKEVKHITQIVSHNISREFSNVRDQLGLFSNLPKEERPTYHEIRGMAARLIEAQGISPQERMGHSDSKSTKIYTSYGKGIEWVQVPHIKVQI
- a CDS encoding MT-A70 family methyltransferase, with translation MFEQFKGNKFNLIYADPAWSFSNKKTGGSMTSGAKHQYKSTMTVDEIKAMPIDDIAADDCILVLWYVGAMPQEALDVVKAWGFTLKNMNGFVWNKLTVNNIPFFGMGFWTRGGSESAIIAIKGKPKVASHSVRAVGHYDPESLDEVLKHTIFSGAFKVGQHSEKPNEFREACVELAGDVPRIELFSRKRVKGWSVWGNEVGKLNKKAKAA
- a CDS encoding DNA translocase FtsK, coding for MVTELTNGGLVNGFPEDQDDSNESLLSKFQDNNGNDEFYAEAVNFVQKSQHASVSRLQRKFRIGYNRAARLVEQLEANGIITAPGHNGAREVLVK